The genomic stretch AGCGGCTTGATGGCACGCCGATCCGGTACAAAGCCGTCGTTAATACCCAGCTCGTCGCTTTGCAAAGCGGTTTGCAATTGTGCGGGCGAGCTTGGGAAAACTTGCTCGGCCACGGTGGCCAGATCCACTTCGCCTTGCCCGTCGCCCAAGGCATCGAGATAACTGTGCGCGCGCTGGAATAGCTCGTCGCGCTCGTTGCCGGCAATTGCTTGCTCGTTGGCAAACGCTTCCAAACCTTTGACCAGCTTTTGTGTTTCTTTCAGCGGGGTTTTGACGTCGTTGCAGCCCAAAAACGCTTTGAAATAACCCGCCACATCGCCACGGCCGCGCAAGAAGCTAACATAACGCTCGCCACCGCTTTGCCAGCTACCCAAATCAATCCGGCCCGCGACGCGCAGATGGTCCATATCCAGATGGATGCTATCGACCACGCCCATTTCGTCGGTGATGGCGGTGCCGATGACTTCGCTGATGATCGCGATAAAAATAAACTGCATCGCCGCATTGCTAACTTGCGCGATCAATACATAGCCGCCGCTGGCCAGCGGCTCGGCTTCGGCGCGCGTTTGCAGCTCGGCCATCATTTGCTGGCTTAAAGTGAGAAAATCGATGCTTTGTTCTTGGGCGAAGCTGGCGATTAGCTTGGGCATGGCAAAGCTCTCGTCGTCCAGATCGAATTTGCCAAAGCCTTTGCCATTGCGCGTGCCATACAATTCGCACAAATGATCGACCAAACGCTGCGACGCGCTATTAACCGCCAACGGCGCAGTGCCGAGCGCGACGCGCGCGGGGCCGTTGGGCTCTTTGTGCAATTGGTGGATGATCAGGTGTTCAACGGTATTGAGCGACATGGCGGACAACTTTATGCGATAAATTGGCCGCCATTTTCCCACCCTTGCCCCAATCTAGCCAGCTTCATGGCCAAAGTCATGCGCCAAACGTCTAACCGCGCGGCCATCTCGCCTTGGTAGCGCTTGCGGCTGTAGCGACGAGCAGACGGTTGTTTAATACGCGGCGACGGTTTTTTCGTCGTCCTCGATACTTTGCTTTAACACGCGATAGCAATCTTCAATATGAGCATTGCCGAGTATACGCATGGCGCCATAGCTGATCCCTGCAGCCAGAGCAATACCTAGCAAGGGTATAAATTTGGCAGCTTGCTTGGAAACCATACGCACACCGACGCGTTTGAGCGCCAAGATAATCAGCTCCTTGCTGGCGTAGCGCCCTATCATTGAACTGCCGACCGAGCTAATAATCACGAAGAGTTTTTGCCGTGTGTTATCGTCCAGGTTTTGCATATCGTGCTCACTGAGACCAAATTTTTGATTAATCTGCTCGATCATCCGCGTCATAATCGCCACATCGGCGCCAGCATCAAGCGCGGGAATCGGCACAGCAGCCACCGCACCAGAAATCATTGCGCGTTGATTGACCAACTGGCGGCACTCTTGCCGGATGGACTCTAATTCAGTCAACGTCATTTTTGGCATGCTATATCCTTGAGAGTATGAATTATCTTGCGCATCTGCATTTAGCGCCCGACGACGTCGAGGCGCGAATTGGTAACTTGCTTGGCGATTTTCTCAAGCCAGCGCACGCTCAGCATTTACCCGCCACAATGCAAAGTGCGATGCAATTACACCGCTGGATCGATCAATTTACCGATAGCCACCCGATTGTTGCCGAATGCAAAACTTGGATCGCGAGCGAGCGCCAACGCTATGCGGGCATTTTAATCGATATTTATTTTGACCATTTCCTTGCCCGCCACTGGGCGCAATTTGATCAACGCGCCTTGCGTGACTTTAGCCAGCAGGTATATGCCGAGCTGATTGAGTATGACTCGATTTTGCCAAAAAAATTGCATGAAATATTACCCAGCATGGTGAAATTTGATTGGCTCACGGGATATCAAGATCTGGAGCGCATCGAGCAAGTATTAGCAGGTTTTGCCCGTCACCGCATTCGTCGGCAAAGCCATTTTGCGGCCGGCATTGACGACTTGCAGCGCTATTACTCACACTTTGAGAAGGCTTTTTTGGCGTTTTACCCCGATTTGATCGCGCAAACCCAACTGCAAGCACAATATCAAATGGCAATTAATCGCCAAACAATCCAAAAGTAGCGCAATTGCGCCCCATTTCTTTCGACTGGTAAAGCGCATGATCAGCGCAGCGGATTAAAGTTTGCGCCTGGGTGAGTAAAGACGGCACGGTGGCGCTTAAGCCAATACTGACCGTTACGATAGGCACGCCATCGGGGCGCGCGGGATGCGGCAAAGCCAATTGCGCAAACTGCTCGCACAGCCATTGCCCAAACTTCAGGGCTTCATCACCCGTAGTGGTTGGCAAGATAATGGCAAACTCCTCACCGCCATAACGAGTCACAATTTCACCAGGCCGTCGAGAACTCTTGCTCAGGCATTTTGCTACGGCTTTGAGGCAATCATCACCTGCTTGATGGCCAAGGCTGTCGTTGTACAGTTTGAAAAAATCCACATCAATCATCGCTAGCGCCAAGGAAGCTTGCGCTCGCAAATGGCGGCGCCATTCTTGCTCAATCATTTCATCGAAATGGCGGCGATTAAATACACCAGTGAGACCATCGTGATTGACCAAATTACGCAAAAAATGGTTTTGCATATTGAGCATTAGGTGAGCGCTCACCCGCGCTTTGACGATTTCATACTTAAATGGCTTAGTAATAAAATCAACGGCACCTTCTTTCAACGCGCGAATTTCGTGCTCTTCGCTAGTGTGTGAGGTGACAAACATAATTGCGCTATCAAAACTGGGCTTTTGCTTTAAAACCCGGCACACTTCGTAGCCATTCATGCCAGGCATTTCAACATCGAGCAAAATCACATTCGGGTGCAATGCTTGCGCCATCATCACCCCTTCCTCGCCATGATCAGCGCAATGAATTTCAGCGATGTCTTTAAGCATGGCGCTTAAGATTTGCTGATTCATTTTACTGTCATCAACAATCAGAATAACGCCTTTGCCCTGCCCTGGCAGCTCCAGCATTCTGGCTCCTTTAGCTTGCGCCCAGATCAGGATCGGGTAGCTGCAAGCGAATCGCCTTAAATTCGCTGTAGCCTTCTAGGACAATATCGACCAACTGCGGGTCAAAATGCTTACCCCGCTCTGCTTTAAGGAGGGCGATAATTTGCTCATCTGGCCATGCCTCTTTATACGAACGTCTCGACCCCAACGCATCAAGCACATCAACCACGGCCATAATGCGCGCTTCCAATGGAATGGCTAGCCCAGCTAACTGGCGCGGATAGCCGCTACCATCCCATTTTTCATGATGATCGTGCGCGATGATGGCGCCCATTTTGGCGATGACACGTTTGGTTTTTTTAAGTAGCTGATACCCTAGTTCGGCATG from Chitinibacter sp. SCUT-21 encodes the following:
- a CDS encoding nucleoid-associated protein — translated: MSLNTVEHLIIHQLHKEPNGPARVALGTAPLAVNSASQRLVDHLCELYGTRNGKGFGKFDLDDESFAMPKLIASFAQEQSIDFLTLSQQMMAELQTRAEAEPLASGGYVLIAQVSNAAMQFIFIAIISEVIGTAITDEMGVVDSIHLDMDHLRVAGRIDLGSWQSGGERYVSFLRGRGDVAGYFKAFLGCNDVKTPLKETQKLVKGLEAFANEQAIAGNERDELFQRAHSYLDALGDGQGEVDLATVAEQVFPSSPAQLQTALQSDELGINDGFVPDRRAIKPLMRFKANGPQWKLEFDRASLRSGAVIYDKYSDTLVLSNIPDELKKALLEQ
- a CDS encoding ACP phosphodiesterase; this encodes MNYLAHLHLAPDDVEARIGNLLGDFLKPAHAQHLPATMQSAMQLHRWIDQFTDSHPIVAECKTWIASERQRYAGILIDIYFDHFLARHWAQFDQRALRDFSQQVYAELIEYDSILPKKLHEILPSMVKFDWLTGYQDLERIEQVLAGFARHRIRRQSHFAAGIDDLQRYYSHFEKAFLAFYPDLIAQTQLQAQYQMAINRQTIQK
- a CDS encoding diguanylate cyclase; this translates as MLELPGQGKGVILIVDDSKMNQQILSAMLKDIAEIHCADHGEEGVMMAQALHPNVILLDVEMPGMNGYEVCRVLKQKPSFDSAIMFVTSHTSEEHEIRALKEGAVDFITKPFKYEIVKARVSAHLMLNMQNHFLRNLVNHDGLTGVFNRRHFDEMIEQEWRRHLRAQASLALAMIDVDFFKLYNDSLGHQAGDDCLKAVAKCLSKSSRRPGEIVTRYGGEEFAIILPTTTGDEALKFGQWLCEQFAQLALPHPARPDGVPIVTVSIGLSATVPSLLTQAQTLIRCADHALYQSKEMGRNCATFGLFGD